In Mugil cephalus isolate CIBA_MC_2020 chromosome 7, CIBA_Mcephalus_1.1, whole genome shotgun sequence, the sequence cttggtcttttgttgaatttttatgttttgattgactttgtgtttttggtgattgttcttctctgtgttgttttcatgttttttttctgttaaaatatctgtcaacaacatcaatcaatctgatgtcaaataaatagtgagaccagaaaagaagaatctccctcagctcagtagtttgtgactctgtctgagatggaggtgaaatatgtgaacctgggctctggtttactgctctcttcctgtcacaaacactgtttgacatctgttcatctgttggttttttgttcaggctgctcgcatcatttctcactgtgggtaaCTCTCTTTCCACAGGAGCaatagtaggaggctgaatgattgactttaactttctttatctccaacttACAAACGTTCTGAATacacacagctgagaaatcattTTCCTGAGGATGATTGAAAATTCTACCAATTCGACCATCACTTTTATCAATAATAAGAatcagtttgaatgtttctgtttctttcttctgtaaCCACaatacattatcatcatcacaCTGGCCAGTTCCTTCAaatctgaaggagactgtttgaccaactctcctggtccatgttaactggtcctgggtcagatctgctgccatggcaaccagggctgtagagacacagacagatagatgaaggttagtgagacagtgtttgttaaaggtggagtttgttggaaacactcacctgaacacagacagcacagagcagcagctgggaggaaaagcattttgtgtggtggtgtatcctctggtgaacctggggagaagtggagctctgatgcagctgaggcccaacaaggacgagctgtgacatgagacgaggccacgtggtttctagcaggtcctcaaagctcccatcagcccctgcagcccacagatgagacggctgatgatgattgacagctcagatcaagctgctgtgtcctttcatggtcttgatttgaatctgacagcagatgaaaaacatctgggtcacatgatacagaaagactaaaaaaacattcaggtttgtggtgaatttagtaacacagactgttctctgttgttgaagagcattttaagagatgaaaccattaaaaatcctccacagagcaggtttactgtgtaatatgtaacatcaatgtgcagctttaatatctctcaggacatacaggaggaatttgacaagtgaaagcagaagatcaaatgtttgacttcaactcctaaaagtagaatcaaagctcagtgactctgagagattctggtcagttagaagagatttcctgctctgacatgtttgataaatacagacctgatcagctctgatcattttgttgctgcctgaggctgaaatgaagaaggaaagagaagcagcgccacCCTGTGGTGAGTCACTGGAAGTACAAAGGCATCCAGACACAAATGACTCACAGTGGTTCAGTTGCAGCTCAACTGCTCTCTCCcgtataaaaacataaaacataaccCTTCTCAGAGCCTAGCTCACATGTCCCATTCTTCctttatatataaactgtcCAAGTAAACacgaataatttaaaaaataaaaataaacatgtttatgttttgttgaCGTTTCACgtagcattttaaacatttactgcctTCTACTGCCAAAGGGAGGAACTGCAACACTGCATAAAGTAGATACACAGTCAATAGTTTGATGTGATAGCGTAAAATTCACTTCCTCTATGGACTTAAATAAAGACTAACTGCACAGACAACTATatcataaatacaatacaacGTGGAAATGTGAATTGAATTGAGAAGATTTCCCGAATTCCAATTCACTTCCAAGAATTTGAATAAAAGTTGAAATCAGTTTGCAAGCAGGAAGTAGAATTCAAATTCAACTTTGAATTCAAGGAAGTAGAATTTAACTTACAACTGGAATTCCATGAAATTCCAGTTGATAATTTTGGCGTATTCCAGAATCATGCTTTACTGTATATTCCATACATGACTGTTTACATATTTCATCCAAATAATTACTTCTATAAATGTCACGTACACATTCTATTTTAATTacagcaaatgtttttcattggCAATTAAGAATAAAACTACcatctataaataataatataataatttcatttgatGTATTATAACTTTCAAACTTATGGAAAACggtgaaaaaatatttaatatttcccagaatgctttACTTCATCCAAGTATTCAAAATGGTTGCCAAGCTGTTTCCAAGCCTCTccattgattcattcattgaaattaattttattctaCTTCCTGTAATTCCAATTCAACGTCCTGTTGGAGGTGGAGTAGAGTTCAATTCAAATACAAATTCTTCAAATGAATTATACTGAAATTCCAAGTTTGCAATTTTGCACAAGCCTGAAGTGAGTTATTGTGTGTCATTGTCTGGTAACGGCCATAAAATCTTAGTGaacctttcatttcattttggaggGACCTTAGATAACAGATCTAGCTGTTTTGGCATTACAGATATTGGTGTATTATTGCAGCAAGTCTTTGTGGAATTAGACTTGTTTTCAGGTGAACTGGCTGTGGGAGTTTGTCCCCGTTTTCCCATTAGGAGAATTGACATTGATTGATTTACCCGGTGGAAAGGTTTTGGCTGCAACTGAAGTGACACTGATTCCCAGACAGTCTGCATATGAGCTTGCATGGAAGTTTTCAGCAGTTCCTTTTACTTCCAGATTCTGGTGTCACTCTGTTCTTCCGAAGTTGCAGAGGATGTCACAAGTTCAAATATAGTTTCTTGCTTTGAGCAACGGCCTTtggcttgcaaaaaaaaaagatggtggtGGTTTAGCTCTTTTACTTGAAGCAGATGGTTTCAGTCTTTGACAAAAGACTATTTGGGGAGGaactgtttgcttgtgtgtatatgtctggCATAcagagctgtccagtgctgaagttacctcccCTTGGGAGAGCTTGGCAGTAGAGAAGGGtacagaggagctgtccagtgctgaagtcaGAGCTTGGACATAGAGAGGGGTACAGAGGAgttgtccagtgctgaagttgcCTCTCCCTGTGAGAGCTTGGACATACATTCAATGACAAAACAAGGACTGCGCCGATGACACCTTTCCTTTTGCTTCTAGCTTGGCACAAGCTCAGTCTGGACATTGTTGGCGATTTGCTTCACGAGCGCTGTGTTTAGCCAAAAGGGCAACCAAATTCAaagattcaactttattcttCATCACTTCCacaatgttttaataaaacagtaCGAAGTGAGGAATACCTCATTGTCCTCTAGTTCCACTCTGTTAAATATATGCAGATATGACACAGTCAATAACTACTTCCAATACAATAGCAGAACACACAAAGAGATATGAACAGGAGATGCACAGGTCACATTGAACTGGATAATTAATGTACACTATTACTGATACGTGTAACTGTACAGGATACCTGCACTACCAGACAACATTTGGACATACTGTaccttctcattgaactgaatgataaggtgtgtccaaacttttgactggtagtgtacaagtacagacattttatttttgtttgagttgtagTCACATAGAGCCtagtataaatatattataggCTGAgaaattctctctttttctacttttaatctTTAGAGGTGACACTAACAAATTGTAAAAGAAGGATGACATGGTGTTATATGAATCAACTTTCTGTTGTCAGAGACGGATGGATTCAGTGATTAATAGAACTACAAGAGTCTTGAGTCTTGGTGGTAGTGATGCAGACAGTGATCAGCACCAACTGGTATTTTCATCTCATATACAGATTCTAACAATAAGACTATGTCAAGTGGTTGTGTAATAAATATGAGTGTGACGATCCCTCCCCCACTCTGCCCACCTGTTTacctgtttaaaataaattaattaattaaaaaaaataataataattatacgTTATACAACAGCAACACTTCAACACAGCCATTTTAATGACAGTTGAGTTGGCAACATATAACAGGACATTTTGTACATTTACTACTCTCTACTGGTCACAAGGAGGAACTCCACCATGTAACAATCGTCAAGGTAAAGgtgatacataaataaaaataaataaattacgatatgtctgtgaaggctctcaTTCAtgcaggtcatggtaatccaaaagaagaaaggcaactggactcgtagaatttcttgaagacgtttcgccactcatccaagtaggtTCCTCAGTTCtcagagactggtgggaagttgaggtttgaataggaaaactctgtggatACAACCCTGAGGGGAGTTCAAGTTCAAGTGGAGACAGACCACTGAGGTGTTCCCTGTTGAGCGGGCTCTTATGTTTTGGGCCAtacgtttgtggatgggttatTTTGTTTCACCAATGTACAATTCTGCatattcctcactgcactgagcAACATACATTACATTACTCTGTGTCtatctgggtgttttgtctttggggtggaccagtttctgtctaagtgtgttgccaggtttgaaataaactggaatgtggtgttttctgaaaattctcGTCAGTTTCTTTGATACACCAGCCATGTAGGGGATGACGATGTTCTTCCTCTTGCTgcgctcctcttccctgtccttttgGGGATATCTTCTTAAGCCTTTATCAAAGGCGCAGTTGGGGTATCCACTTGTattgagggtttgtttgatgtgtttcccctccttctcccaACCATCCatggtgctggagggttctgataaCTCCTAGTTTGCGTTCCAGGGGGTGGTGGGAATCAAATAACAAGTGCTGGTCAGTGCGagtgggtttcctatatacttctatgttgaggcttcggtcttCTTCACTGTGCACCAGACAGTCCAAGAAGGCCAAACTATCCCTGCTGATGTCACTtgggtgaacttgatgttgttgtccactgcattgatgtgttgtgggaaagattccacctcctctgtcttgatcttaacccaggtgtcgtccacatacctgaaccagtgggtgggggtggaacctgcaaaggtgttcAGGGCTCTGGTCTCTACCTCACAGACATAATGAAGCAACATCTAAAGACATAGCTTGGTTTATAAATGGACGTTGACCCAAACATACTTCttgagaacaacaacaaagctcTCAACTCAACTGAGAAGAAAAGGTCTACAAACCTGACTCAGTTCCTCCAGTTCTGTCAGGAGGAATGAGTTAAAATCACTGCAACTTATTGTTGCTACCTTAAGCATTTGACCCAAGGTAAACTATATAAATGCAGCATTGCCAAATACTAAAAAAGTGTATGTAAACGTcctcacagaaacacagctgactCACTCTGAGTGTCAGACACTAATCAGATGGTTGAATAAATTCTtcttgtgcaataactcatatTTTTACTAAGATTGTGCAATAAATCATATAAATCATGTTGACTTTCCTGTTATAAACTTGTACAtttctttatacatttattggactctgaactcaccatgtgcaataatttcccactGTGCAAAGAACACGTGTTAACTTGTACTTGCACATAtgtattgatattgatattttttacattgatgcatATTCTTATTCAAATTTCTACTTAATTTACATATTCGTTCTACATAAATTGCTCTTTCTTCTAAACAcattgagtaggagctgctgtaattcTGATTTTTTACACCATTGGCTGTCGTGTATCTGTCAGTGTTAGTAACATCACCATATAGCCTGCATCCGTGTCGCTAAACAAGCACTCAAGttatttgaaaacatttttaacatgaCAGTTTTTTCTTTGATGAACTTTACATCGGGTTATTTTACCCACAAGACCAAACGTTCTTAATACAGATTTCAAAAACGAGACTTTAAAAATATAGCGGAACCAAAAGTTAACCCTCCACCTCTGTCGGAACTTGTATAACGGGACACCAGGCGGAAGTGCTTTGTTTCTTAAAGCCATGCCAGGAGCGTTTTGCGTGTTTGTGTCCCAGATAAATATTTTTACGGTGTCGAAGTAACAATGTCTGGAGCTGAGAGTTTCAGAGAGTTGATCATCGAGcgactaactgctgctgctgaagaaatattcggaCTTTTTCaaagaactgtcgtccagtacgagaaagagatcgatcgtcagcgcagactgctggatatcacctggaaaccCGAGATAGAGTTACACAGAACAGGTGAGTAGAACAAGAATGACCCTTACAATCACTCTGGTTTTTCAAAGAAATTAGCCAAAATTAGAAAGTTACGTTTTCCCATCATCACATTGGTAACCtttatgttgtgtctctttgtccctgCAGACCTTCCACATAAACATgtctgcacagaggaggaggttcccactgagcagcagctctgtaaccaggagaggaactccagcctggaccaggaggaaccagaacctccgcAGGTTAAAGTGGAACACGTTGAACACCGCAGCATTCAGCAGGGAGAATATGCTGCACTGAAGCAGGAGACTGATTACTACATGGTGACTCCTATTGATGAGGAAACGGAGCCCAGtaaaccagaaccaaacagtgaccagctcctctctcaCAACAAACCTGTAGCCGAGAGACCGAATCAGGAAGGAACGAAACATGTGAACTCAGGATCGACTAGAAACGCGGAGCTGAAGCCAAAGAGGAGACGAAACAGAGGCACAAGTCACAGTAACAATGTAGACACCGCTCCCACGTTAGAGAGTTGGCGTGGAGCCGACAGGGGTAAAAAGTATTTAACGTGTGACATTTGCGGAAAAGCCTTTCAATTTGAGTCTGTGTTGAAGATACATTACAGAACCCACACGGGAGAGAAGCCGTATTGCTGTAAAACATGTGGTAAAAGTTTCACGCGATATCACAGTTTGACGTTACACGACAGGATTCACACAGGCGAGAGGCCGTACCATTGCAAAATATGTGGGAGaactttcattcagtttgggaATCTTAATTTGCACATGCGGACTCACGCAAATGGTAGAATGAGATGTCGGCGTCGACAGGATTTGTAGAGGACGGCTTTACGAGCGCCTTTATTTCTAAACTTAAATGTTGTGTAGGAGCCCCAGGGCCGGAGAAGATGAGACATAACCACTCTGTGTTTTAGTGGTgagagttaaaaagaaaaagaaaatgtgtggcTAATAAAACAACTCTTTCACAAAATGTACCAACATGTTTAGAAACTGACAATGTATCAGTGACTTTATTGCATGTCAACATTGTCAAATTGTGTGAGGTTGGTAAACCACcacaaactggactggagtATGGAACAAAAGATTAAACTGAAACTCTAAATTTTACTCTTGTTCtgtcttttgtcttgttttagaTGAAATAATGGAAAATCACAATGTCCTCCTGAATGACTGACATAGATGATCTTTCTGTGTACTGTGCTTGGTGCATTGAAACATGACCAACGGTTTGACCGATTCTCGGACGAGTGATGACGTTTTCTTCTTTCCAGTCAACTTTCATCTGCTCCCCAacttgtttttgtatatttttggaGTTTGTTGCCTTTTAGGCCAATTA encodes:
- the LOC125011024 gene encoding zinc finger protein ZFP2-like — protein: MSGAESFRELIIERLTAAAEEIFGLFQRTVVQYEKEIDRQRRLLDITWKPEIELHRTDLPHKHVCTEEEVPTEQQLCNQERNSSLDQEEPEPPQVKVEHVEHRSIQQGEYAALKQETDYYMVTPIDEETEPSKPEPNSDQLLSHNKPVAERPNQEGTKHVNSGSTRNAELKPKRRRNRGTSHSNNVDTAPTLESWRGADRGKKYLTCDICGKAFQFESVLKIHYRTHTGEKPYCCKTCGKSFTRYHSLTLHDRIHTGERPYHCKICGRTFIQFGNLNLHMRTHANGRMRCRRRQDL